One Chaetodon trifascialis isolate fChaTrf1 chromosome 13, fChaTrf1.hap1, whole genome shotgun sequence DNA segment encodes these proteins:
- the rtkn2 gene encoding rhotekin-2, producing the protein MDDPRDIQTSIGSSRSLLSASSAVAMEIKRKKIRQSTIFLQTENTNIQEKLEFEMRMREGAYKLLLACSKREQVLNASKNLLTCNARIKAYLTQLQKKKEEQDMMGAVWRHSDPVSDDRVPCNGTVAMSGLRIPLMWRDSDHFNNRGSSRRVALFCLMQIGSEVFDTQMVVVDRLVTDICFEGVTIFKEAVPQFELKVELWSCALEEELTLVNTPKKLAKKLRNSFGKTAGKKLCPLLDSPDPDTFLQHNPLPVGAKYSLLAYTTLCLPEAEGSFQSHSLIVLQDAEWSSWLPLYGNLCCRLVAQPSCMTQSMMAGYLSQKQSVEGMHRCCNLYCVLSAGFLSCYFTPEEIDAKVQPTLNIPVNKDTRIRVMEKETGGQKSRSLSIINPSPEGSQTIVFTTESRDELEDWLDALHQHLYDQSQWLHCCNQLMKIEVASPRKPSLFLTKQADSVYNDLSINSPGKFESITDIIHNKIEETDGRFLIGYEEEKEVANWSSLFDGSHSMVVQRSILSQSKTSTPCSSPNPNSSSTSISTKKRRAPPPPPDREPYAPPTCPARPPLPASLHPPPPQYQEKENAGSYTSRPAVRSKTGRPSLDTKFSAIIQQLQRNNAAGAGALSRKNAPLGILDVQPQSQPPPQQLEHQSHYTQSAEATDEHGFIRPSHGPGPVPAPRSKLRKSFRERMNLKAL; encoded by the exons AACACCAACATACAGGAAAAGCTTGAGTTTGAGATGCGAATGCGGGAGGGTGCCTACAAGCTGCTGCTCGCCTGCAGTAAGAGAGAACAGGTTCTTAACGCCTCCAAGAACCTGCTGACCTGCAACGCCAGGATCAAGGCTTatctcacacagctgcagaagaagaaagaggagcaggacaTGATGGGAGCAGTCTGGAG ACATTCAGATCCAGTTTCAGATGACCGTGTGCCCTGTAATGGGACAGTCGCAATGTCTG GGCTGCGCATTCCTTTGATGTGGAGAGATTCAGACCACTTTAACAACAGAGGGA GCTCTCGTCGAGTGGCATTGTTCTGTCTGATGCAGATTGGCTCAGAGGTGTTTGACACACAGATGGTGGTGGTAGACAGATTAGTCACTGACATCTGCTTTGAGGGAGTCACCATCTT TAAAGAAGCAGTTCCTCAGTTTGAGCTGAAGGTGGAACTGTGGAGCTGTGCCCTGGAGGAAGAGCTCACTTTGGTAAACACACCAAAGAAACTGGCCAAGAAGCTCCGTAACTCCTTTGGAAAGACTGCTGGGAAGAagctctgccctctgctggactctCCAGACCCTGACACCTTTCTGCAGCACAACCCCTTACCCGT TGGAGCCAAGTACAGCCTGCTGGCCTACACGACACTGTGTCTGCCCGAGGCTGAAGGAAGCTTTCAGTCTCACTCCCTCATTGTCCTCCAAGACG CTGAGTGGTCATCTTGGCTTCCACTTTATGGCAACCTCTGCTGCCGGCTGGTGGCCCAGCCCTCCTGCATGACGCAGAGCATGATGGCCGGCTACCTGAGCCAGAAG CAAAGTGTGGAGGGGATGCACCGCTGCTGCAACCTTTACTGTGTGCTGAGTGCTGGCTTTTTGTCCTGCTACTTCACCCCAGAAGAAATTGATGCTAAGGTGCAGCCCACTCTCAACATACCTGTCAATAAG gacaCCCGGATCCGTGTGATGGAGAAGGAGACGGGAGGTCAGAAATCCAGGAGTCTGTCCATCATCAACCCGTCACCAGAGGGATCCCAGACCATCGTCTTCACCACCGAAAGCAGGGATGAGCTGGAGGACTGGCTGGACGCcctccaccagcacctctatgatcaga GCCAGTGGCTGCACTGCTGCAACCAGCTAATGAAGATCGAGGTCGCATCACCACGGAAACCATCACTCTTCCTCACCAAGCAGGCTGACTCTGTTTACAATGACCTCA GTATAAATTCACCTGGCAAGTTTGAGAGCATCACAGACATCATCCACAACAAGATAGAGGAGACCGATGGCCGCTTCCTTATTGGttatgaagaggagaaggaagtgGCTAATTGGTCCTCTCTGTTTGACGGGTCCCACTCTATGGTCGTGCAGAGGAGTATTCTGTCCCAGAGCAAAACCTCCACCCCATGTTCAAGCCCCAACCCCAACAGCAGCTCCACATCCATCAGCACCAAGAAGCGCCGtgccccgccccctcctcctgaCAGGGAGCCTTATGCTCCTCCCACCTGTCCTGCCAGACCCCCCCTCCCTGCTTctcttcaccctcctcctcctcaataCCAGGAGAAGGAGAACGCCGGCTCTTACACTTCACGCCCGGCCGTCAGGTCCAAAACTGGCAGACCATCTCTGGACACCAAGTTCTCGGCCATCATACAGCAGCTCCAGCGGAACAACGCTGCAGGAGCCGGAGCCCTCAGCCGGAAAAACGCCCCACTGGGCATCCTCGACGTGCAACCACAAAGTCAGCCCCCTCCCCAGCAGCTGGAGCACCAGAGCCACTACACCCAGAGCGCTGAAGCCACGGATGAACATGGCTTCATCAGACCAAGTCACGGTCCCGGTCCTGTTCCAGCACCGAGGAGCAAATTGAGGAAGTCTTTCAGGGAAAGGATGAACCTGAAAGCCTTGTGA